One window from the genome of Vibrio sp. VB16 encodes:
- a CDS encoding GntR family transcriptional regulator: MARLPMYRQISDAIREKIGNGEYKVGEALPTEANLREEFSVSRVTVRQALKLLIENGELESVQGSGTYVKASKVNYDIYQQTSFKEKWAHLNVSTHSDVIAFEITLPNLSMAEHLNITEDERIFYIKRVRYLDDNPITVEETWMPLSLFPDLTYEVMRNSKYDYIENQKGMIIDRSEQEIVPVLPPEKVSALLGIDPSQPIIEKRTRGYLLDGTVFEYSRNYFKSTDYKFTLIAKRHKG, translated from the coding sequence ATGGCCAGACTTCCAATGTACCGTCAAATTTCTGATGCAATCCGCGAAAAAATCGGCAACGGTGAATATAAGGTTGGTGAAGCCCTGCCTACTGAAGCCAATTTACGTGAAGAGTTTTCAGTCAGCCGAGTTACGGTTAGGCAAGCATTAAAATTACTCATCGAAAATGGAGAGTTAGAGAGCGTTCAAGGCAGCGGGACATACGTAAAAGCCAGTAAGGTAAATTATGATATTTATCAGCAAACTAGCTTCAAAGAAAAATGGGCACATCTGAATGTCTCGACCCACAGCGACGTGATTGCATTTGAAATCACATTGCCCAACCTGAGTATGGCAGAGCATCTAAATATCACAGAGGATGAGCGGATATTTTATATCAAACGTGTACGATATTTGGACGATAATCCTATTACTGTCGAAGAGACATGGATGCCACTAAGTCTATTTCCAGATTTGACTTATGAAGTAATGCGAAACTCAAAATATGACTATATTGAAAATCAAAAAGGTATGATCATCGACCGGAGCGAACAAGAAATTGTTCCAGTGCTTCCACCCGAAAAAGTCTCAGCCTTACTTGGAATAGACCCTTCTCAGCCGATAATTGAAAAACGTACCCGTGGCTATTTATTGGACGGAACGGTATTCGAATACAGCCGCAACTATTTTAAGTCAACCGACTATAAATTTACCCTGATAGCAAAACGCCATAAAGGGTAA
- a CDS encoding M16 family metallopeptidase has protein sequence MKSIKIVLSNTLLALLSLLISGCSYSTIQTSKAIISDPHWHTGTLENGLKYSSYYLEGEPVEMRLLVKVGSYNENLYELGYAHFLEHMAFNGSKHFKDNQLINKFEQEGITFGADLNAYTDYEVTSYQMSLPDNHKFDDALTWFRDIGDGLTLSPDQIEREKNVVLGEFRVSNTNEVPLYDQIYDELIKEAELSSYDPLGSEDHIKTINKEKLANFYNKWYLPNNTEIIIVGDISPQKVKQKVKDLFSDWSSSTMPTKFKIQLEHIKDTVPTTFAVPTSDPASITLLQPLGTSQEQTRLDQQRILNYILAYQAIQYRLESKAYEKSLNTDYVFVGDFDLFQVKYGELTVGFSEKDREKSQAFLATELANLRDQGMSQSEFAIVLQTFNNAFDEIESDYNNRTSLEVINEKEASILTGNPYQYIQDTKQSFQQFLTEANLAKTNETIKITLRANHQKIIFGTPTLIESLDFAHFPTHKYFDTFNTIFSQTNNKKPTEINNKPLSISLPAGKILSFETIKKDLHKWNLENGIEVWLAQSEQAENNVYINYISEGGLLSVDKRFNPAYNLLLETLQQSGLAGLNVTELQTNLISHATDIYPFLNINTHGFQIDTTNKNLNNAFALLHLSATEAQIDRSQFDLIQNRIVDEKRNLQQSPIGAYYFDLQREQYGINSANTSSTPNDIAAVTADSLDELYHLLFRTEHPFRLVLAADITPEELTPYLEQYVANIDYAAKRHSGQEIMLSSHKTEFDRATSNENSVLYGVYFSEQSSVADTKESVINELIYKIIDSRYYRLIREDKGLDYSPAVNLSKMDGVDTSELWFEMTLEPKDVHPAKEAMVELLTNLRVNGVSEEELKTAKKQVTTDIAKNNGVTDNLEKLTRYLTFGYSLDAYTDPKIIMDGISVSDLNKRIETLIGTKSHRINGYLRPHNPK, from the coding sequence ATGAAGTCTATAAAAATAGTATTATCAAATACATTACTTGCTCTTCTTTCATTACTCATTTCTGGGTGTTCTTATTCAACAATCCAAACATCAAAAGCCATCATTTCAGATCCACACTGGCACACTGGCACATTAGAAAACGGACTAAAATACTCTTCTTATTACTTGGAAGGTGAACCTGTAGAGATGCGTTTACTTGTAAAGGTTGGCAGCTACAACGAAAACTTGTACGAACTTGGTTATGCTCATTTTTTAGAACATATGGCTTTTAATGGCAGCAAACATTTTAAAGACAACCAACTTATTAATAAATTTGAACAAGAAGGCATAACCTTTGGTGCCGATCTCAACGCTTATACTGACTATGAAGTCACCAGTTACCAAATGTCATTGCCAGACAACCACAAATTCGACGATGCTTTAACTTGGTTTCGTGATATTGGCGATGGATTGACGTTATCACCAGACCAAATTGAACGAGAAAAAAATGTTGTATTAGGTGAGTTTAGAGTCTCCAATACCAATGAAGTCCCACTGTATGATCAAATATATGACGAGCTTATAAAAGAAGCTGAACTATCTAGCTATGATCCATTAGGTAGTGAAGACCACATAAAGACAATAAATAAAGAAAAGCTGGCCAATTTCTATAACAAGTGGTATCTCCCAAACAATACAGAAATCATTATCGTTGGCGACATCTCACCACAAAAAGTAAAACAAAAGGTTAAAGACTTATTCTCTGACTGGTCGTCAAGCACAATGCCGACCAAATTCAAAATACAGCTGGAACACATTAAGGATACTGTACCAACAACATTTGCAGTCCCTACTTCAGATCCAGCATCAATAACGCTGCTACAACCTCTAGGAACGTCACAAGAACAAACTCGACTCGACCAACAACGCATTCTTAATTACATTCTTGCCTATCAAGCAATACAGTATCGCTTGGAGAGCAAAGCGTATGAAAAATCACTTAATACTGATTATGTTTTCGTCGGCGATTTCGATCTATTTCAAGTTAAGTACGGAGAATTAACCGTCGGTTTTTCTGAAAAAGATCGAGAGAAATCGCAAGCGTTTCTCGCAACAGAACTGGCAAATTTGCGTGACCAAGGTATGAGCCAATCGGAATTCGCTATTGTATTACAAACGTTTAATAACGCATTTGATGAGATTGAGAGCGACTATAATAATAGAACGTCTCTAGAGGTCATTAACGAAAAAGAAGCCTCTATTTTAACTGGGAATCCTTATCAATATATTCAAGATACCAAACAGAGCTTTCAACAATTCTTAACTGAGGCTAACTTAGCCAAAACAAATGAGACCATTAAAATAACACTCCGAGCAAATCATCAAAAAATCATATTTGGTACTCCAACGTTGATCGAGTCGCTAGACTTTGCACATTTTCCAACACATAAATATTTCGACACATTCAATACTATTTTTTCTCAAACGAACAACAAAAAACCAACCGAAATCAACAATAAACCGCTTTCGATATCTCTTCCTGCTGGAAAAATATTGTCATTCGAGACGATAAAAAAGGACCTTCATAAGTGGAACTTAGAAAATGGCATCGAAGTCTGGTTAGCGCAATCAGAACAAGCGGAAAATAACGTTTATATAAACTATATCAGCGAAGGCGGATTGTTAAGTGTTGATAAACGCTTCAATCCTGCCTACAACCTGTTGTTAGAAACCTTACAACAAAGTGGCCTTGCAGGATTAAATGTTACCGAGCTGCAAACAAACCTAATAAGTCATGCCACCGATATTTATCCATTCTTAAATATTAATACTCATGGATTTCAAATAGATACAACAAATAAAAACCTAAACAATGCTTTTGCTCTGTTACATTTAAGTGCGACTGAAGCTCAGATTGACCGTTCCCAGTTTGATCTAATACAAAACAGAATCGTCGATGAGAAAAGAAACCTACAACAGTCGCCGATAGGCGCCTATTATTTTGATTTACAAAGAGAGCAATACGGCATAAACAGTGCAAATACGAGCTCAACACCGAATGATATCGCCGCTGTAACTGCGGACTCTTTAGACGAACTTTATCACTTGTTGTTTCGTACTGAACATCCATTTCGACTCGTATTAGCGGCAGACATCACCCCAGAAGAGCTCACACCATACCTTGAGCAATATGTGGCTAATATAGATTATGCCGCGAAGCGACACAGCGGTCAGGAAATAATGCTTTCTTCACATAAAACTGAGTTCGATAGAGCAACATCGAATGAGAACTCCGTCCTTTACGGCGTCTATTTTTCAGAGCAATCATCCGTAGCAGACACCAAGGAGAGTGTTATTAATGAACTAATCTACAAAATCATCGATTCTAGGTATTACCGACTAATTCGAGAAGATAAAGGGTTAGATTACTCTCCCGCCGTTAACCTGAGTAAAATGGACGGTGTTGACACCAGTGAATTATGGTTCGAAATGACATTAGAACCAAAAGATGTCCATCCAGCTAAAGAGGCGATGGTAGAATTATTAACTAACCTTCGTGTCAATGGCGTATCAGAGGAGGAGCTGAAAACAGCAAAAAAACAAGTCACTACCGATATAGCAAAAAACAATGGCGTGACAGACAACTTAGAGAAACTAACGCGTTACCTAACCTTTGGTTATTCTTTGGATGCTTATACTGACCCTAAAATTATAATGGATGGGATCTCAGTCTCCGACCTAAACAAAAGAATAGAGACACTAATAGGAACAAAATCACACCGCATAAACGGATACTTACGTCCACACAATCCTAAGTAA
- a CDS encoding substrate-binding periplasmic protein, with product MKSLYLVLLTFLILPRSGYSDDTLEYARIAYSPIQSVAERLLALVYERAGIEMTITQLPGKRASFEAGMGEKDGEIMRILSYGTDKIGLYRIPYPLGYVKTRLYVHKDHQVVDVNRLEECKLAVVKGVRHTNEFAAGNPYIYFFKDVNILIKQLDRGKVDVGVVSEINARYEFKRHPNTNIEAIPELIKVQSGFHYINERHSETIIKIEQVMKEMTESGELLKLWNQYVEELIESS from the coding sequence ATGAAGTCACTGTATTTGGTTTTGTTGACGTTTCTTATTTTACCGAGATCGGGGTATAGCGACGATACGCTTGAATACGCACGAATTGCTTATAGTCCCATTCAAAGTGTTGCCGAGAGACTACTTGCTCTAGTGTATGAAAGAGCAGGTATAGAGATGACAATCACGCAGTTGCCTGGCAAACGTGCCTCGTTTGAAGCTGGGATGGGTGAAAAAGATGGCGAAATTATGCGTATTCTTTCTTATGGGACCGATAAGATCGGCCTATATCGAATCCCGTATCCGTTAGGTTATGTAAAAACAAGGTTGTATGTACACAAGGATCATCAAGTTGTTGACGTCAATCGGTTAGAAGAATGCAAATTAGCGGTAGTAAAAGGGGTCAGACATACTAATGAGTTCGCTGCGGGAAACCCTTATATCTACTTCTTTAAAGACGTGAATATACTGATAAAGCAGCTTGATAGAGGAAAAGTGGACGTTGGCGTTGTGAGTGAAATCAATGCCCGTTATGAATTTAAAAGGCACCCTAATACCAACATCGAAGCCATACCTGAGTTGATAAAGGTTCAGAGTGGTTTTCATTATATAAATGAACGGCATTCAGAAACGATTATAAAAATTGAGCAGGTGATGAAAGAAATGACGGAGTCTGGTGAGCTGCTGAAATTATGGAATCAATACGTTGAAGAACTGATTGAATCGAGTTGA
- the mngB gene encoding mannosylglycerate hydrolase → MTTSRVHITPHMHWDREWYFTTEESRILLVNNMEEIMLRLESDPEYKYYVLDGQTAVLEDYFAIKPQNTERVKALVQAGKLIIGPWYSQTDTMQVSGESIVRNMMYGIRDCLQLGDVMKIGYLPDSFSMSSQLPMIYNGFGIDRTMFWRGCSERHGTNKTEFLWQSNDGSEVTAQVLPLGYAIGKYLPTDEAGLRARLDKYFPVLEAASVTKDILLPNGHDQMPIQKDIFDVIDKLREIYPDREFHMSRYEEVFEKIEAIRDQLDTIKGEFNDGKYMRVHRSISSTRMDIKLIHAEIENKIVNILEPLASIAWTLGFEYHHGLIEKMWKESMKNHAHDSIGCCCSDKVHAEILNRYILADDMATNLIHFYKRKIVDHMPAQGDCDKLAFFNLMPYERNDVVNTMVTIRAQEFSIFDDNGNQIEYFVQDKRQIDPGKVDRQIVHYGNYDPFMEFDIQLNIKVPAMGYTTLHIQANESGTVKVAEQKADKLENSFYKITVNSDGTLSVFDKETNETFEQVLRLEDGSDDGDEYDYSPSRKEWLLYSNEFDVETSIKREGFQSVADIAFRMNVPDNLTEREARTGQNGYVDVKCQVVLKDNARRIEIRIELDNQADDHRIRVLIPTPFTPEVVVADNQFGCITRPVDDPAMQVWEEEKWKEAPVPIYQLMNFAAVQNDNAGMAIFTNGLREFEVIAGEHSGVRDTFALTLFRSVGVLGKENLLLRPGRPSGIKIPAPDSQVRGRLVCEFALFGFTGDHICANVMAKAREYVTPIVCYNKIPYNAMKLNVGDQVLPLTYSLLNKEEGGAVISVLKKAEDDDALVLRLYNPSETEQLSDDISFTNNVKGWTEVMLDETVKVDAEEVTDGSVGTLAQCQAKTFKAKF, encoded by the coding sequence ATGACTACATCACGCGTTCATATCACTCCTCACATGCACTGGGATCGTGAATGGTATTTCACAACTGAGGAATCGCGCATTCTTCTCGTGAATAACATGGAAGAGATCATGCTTCGTTTAGAAAGTGATCCAGAATACAAATACTACGTACTTGACGGCCAAACTGCAGTACTAGAAGATTATTTTGCAATAAAACCACAGAATACTGAACGTGTTAAAGCCTTAGTTCAAGCCGGCAAATTGATTATCGGCCCTTGGTATTCTCAGACAGATACAATGCAAGTATCGGGTGAGTCTATTGTTCGTAACATGATGTATGGTATTCGTGATTGCCTTCAGCTAGGTGATGTGATGAAGATTGGCTATCTACCAGATTCGTTTTCTATGAGTTCACAACTGCCGATGATATATAACGGTTTTGGTATTGATCGCACAATGTTTTGGCGTGGTTGTAGTGAACGTCATGGTACCAATAAAACGGAGTTTTTGTGGCAAAGTAACGATGGCAGCGAAGTGACCGCGCAGGTTCTACCTTTGGGATACGCTATTGGTAAATACTTGCCAACAGATGAAGCCGGTTTGCGTGCTCGTTTAGATAAGTACTTCCCAGTTTTAGAAGCCGCGTCTGTTACTAAAGATATTTTACTTCCAAACGGTCACGATCAGATGCCTATCCAAAAGGACATCTTCGATGTGATAGATAAGCTCCGTGAAATCTATCCAGATCGCGAATTCCATATGAGCCGCTATGAAGAAGTATTTGAGAAGATCGAAGCAATACGTGATCAATTAGATACAATTAAAGGCGAGTTTAACGATGGTAAATACATGCGTGTTCACCGTTCTATTTCGTCAACTCGTATGGATATTAAACTTATTCATGCCGAAATTGAGAATAAAATAGTTAATATTCTGGAGCCTTTGGCTTCTATCGCCTGGACGTTAGGGTTCGAATATCATCATGGTCTTATTGAAAAGATGTGGAAGGAGAGCATGAAAAATCATGCCCACGATTCAATCGGCTGTTGTTGTTCAGATAAGGTTCACGCGGAGATCCTCAACCGTTACATTCTTGCCGATGATATGGCAACGAACCTTATCCATTTTTACAAGCGTAAGATTGTTGACCATATGCCAGCGCAGGGTGATTGCGATAAGCTCGCGTTTTTTAACTTGATGCCTTATGAACGTAATGACGTTGTCAATACAATGGTCACTATACGTGCTCAAGAATTCTCTATCTTTGATGATAATGGCAACCAAATAGAGTATTTTGTTCAAGATAAACGTCAAATAGACCCGGGCAAAGTTGATCGTCAAATCGTTCATTATGGTAACTATGACCCGTTTATGGAATTTGATATCCAACTGAACATTAAAGTACCCGCGATGGGTTACACAACACTGCATATTCAAGCCAATGAGAGCGGTACTGTAAAAGTCGCAGAACAGAAAGCAGACAAGCTTGAAAATAGTTTCTATAAAATTACCGTAAATAGTGATGGCACTTTGTCTGTCTTTGATAAAGAGACCAACGAAACATTCGAACAAGTCCTTCGTTTAGAGGATGGTTCTGATGATGGTGATGAATACGATTATTCGCCATCGCGTAAAGAATGGCTTCTGTATTCGAATGAGTTTGATGTAGAAACAAGCATCAAACGTGAGGGTTTCCAATCTGTTGCGGACATCGCGTTTCGCATGAACGTGCCTGATAATCTGACAGAACGTGAAGCTCGCACGGGTCAAAATGGCTATGTTGATGTGAAGTGCCAAGTGGTTCTCAAAGACAATGCACGTCGCATAGAAATCCGTATAGAACTTGATAACCAAGCCGATGACCATCGTATTCGTGTTCTCATACCTACCCCTTTCACTCCAGAAGTGGTTGTGGCAGATAATCAATTTGGCTGTATCACTCGTCCCGTTGATGACCCTGCAATGCAAGTGTGGGAAGAAGAGAAATGGAAAGAAGCGCCGGTGCCTATTTATCAATTGATGAACTTTGCTGCGGTGCAAAATGACAACGCCGGTATGGCAATATTTACTAACGGGTTGCGCGAGTTTGAAGTGATTGCCGGTGAACATTCAGGGGTTCGTGATACATTTGCTCTTACTCTGTTCCGTTCTGTTGGTGTATTAGGTAAGGAAAATTTACTTCTGCGCCCAGGGCGCCCATCTGGGATCAAGATACCCGCTCCAGATTCTCAAGTAAGGGGTAGGTTGGTATGTGAGTTTGCACTCTTCGGTTTTACCGGTGATCATATCTGTGCAAACGTCATGGCGAAAGCTCGCGAGTATGTGACACCAATAGTCTGTTATAACAAGATTCCATACAACGCGATGAAATTGAATGTTGGGGATCAGGTTCTTCCGTTAACATATAGCTTGCTTAACAAGGAGGAAGGTGGTGCTGTTATTAGTGTCTTGAAGAAGGCAGAAGATGACGATGCATTGGTCTTACGCCTGTATAATCCATCTGAAACAGAACAACTATCGGATGACATTAGCTTTACTAATAATGTCAAAGGGTGGACTGAGGTCATGCTTGACGAAACAGTGAAAGTTGATGCAGAAGAGGTAACAGACGGTTCCGTTGGGACACTTGCTCAGTGCCAAGCGAAGACATTCAAAGCGAAGTTTTAA
- the soxR gene encoding redox-sensitive transcriptional activator SoxR, producing the protein MKVNPRFFTIGEAAQRCGVATSTLRFYESKDLIRSIRTHGNQRRYHAATLRTISVIRAAQKVGVSLEEIKHALNALPDGRQPTKKDWAKMSKNWANTLDQRITEMQRLKDNLDSCIGCGCLSLKSCSLFNPNDEAALQGDGPRYLIDGAPEKVV; encoded by the coding sequence ATGAAGGTTAATCCGCGTTTTTTTACGATAGGCGAAGCGGCTCAACGATGCGGAGTAGCGACGTCGACTTTACGCTTTTATGAATCCAAAGACCTGATCCGTTCTATCCGTACTCATGGCAACCAAAGACGCTACCATGCGGCCACATTAAGGACTATTTCAGTTATCCGTGCTGCACAGAAAGTGGGAGTTTCGTTAGAAGAAATAAAACACGCGCTTAACGCCTTGCCTGACGGTAGACAACCAACCAAAAAAGATTGGGCAAAAATGTCTAAAAATTGGGCAAATACGCTCGATCAAAGGATCACGGAGATGCAAAGGTTAAAAGATAATCTTGATTCCTGTATCGGTTGTGGATGCCTTTCATTGAAAAGCTGCAGTTTGTTCAACCCTAATGATGAAGCTGCTCTACAAGGCGATGGGCCTCGTTATCTGATTGATGGAGCACCAGAAAAAGTGGTCTGA
- a CDS encoding BatD family protein yields MKSKTNIHTLIVTATSLLLLFLSPLSHAAVIASVSSNSMAKGDIFTLKIVSDNRVDSGDVDFTVLDKEFYMGRPSFSSSMNSFNGTRSTRSEWTLSLAPLKAGRLTIPSFQVKGEKTDPISITSHIDPTVPKSDDFVMYQSQLSKNEIYPGEIAQLDTRLIIKTDARRVQDPLLVPPTALKGLDIEPTGTANRYLSVIDGIEATIIDQSYQVTANKAGQHSITSPKFTATILDRNPLTGTTRLIPVDTDSKQIALHVLDKPTDFVGTWLPSPNLTLSQKWLDDNGNELTNVEEINTMAGSAITREIVITVEGIAQSQLPNIKVNYPSDIRYYDEQPKIIQDGNQVSMTIKHVLIPKMEGHVNLPSLTLNWWNTVTKQVQTEKLAGLVLAIKPNENPSITLDSNDNQLAQPVQVTTETVVIKEPGIWPYLTVLVSVLWLITVALLLKKNKNNAPKKPVEDKDTETFTNLIASIKEKDGLRAQANMTLWYKENSGVDQTIKAQIDDELSAMIASIYAEETLSWQEDSLITLLKSAKKNLSRKKNEPPSLAPL; encoded by the coding sequence ATGAAATCGAAAACTAACATTCACACCCTCATTGTAACGGCCACTAGCCTGTTACTACTGTTCTTAAGCCCACTATCACACGCAGCAGTCATCGCTTCTGTCTCCAGTAATTCAATGGCAAAAGGTGACATATTTACCCTTAAGATAGTTTCTGACAATCGAGTAGACTCTGGAGACGTAGATTTTACTGTTTTAGATAAAGAATTCTATATGGGTCGACCAAGCTTTTCCTCTTCGATGAACAGCTTTAATGGCACCCGCTCAACACGCAGTGAATGGACACTATCTCTCGCCCCACTTAAAGCCGGTCGCCTAACAATACCTTCTTTCCAAGTGAAAGGAGAAAAGACAGACCCTATCTCGATCACGTCTCATATTGACCCCACGGTACCAAAATCTGACGATTTCGTTATGTATCAATCACAGCTCAGTAAAAACGAGATCTATCCCGGAGAGATCGCTCAGTTAGATACTAGACTGATCATCAAAACCGATGCAAGACGGGTACAAGATCCATTATTGGTCCCGCCGACGGCTCTAAAGGGGCTCGATATTGAACCAACAGGCACCGCTAATCGATATCTAAGTGTCATTGACGGTATTGAAGCGACCATCATTGACCAAAGCTACCAAGTAACAGCGAACAAAGCTGGTCAGCACTCTATCACTAGCCCAAAATTTACAGCCACTATCCTAGACAGAAACCCCCTGACCGGCACAACAAGATTAATCCCCGTAGACACAGACTCTAAACAAATTGCGCTTCATGTTCTGGATAAACCAACTGATTTTGTCGGCACATGGTTACCAAGTCCAAATCTCACCCTGTCTCAAAAATGGCTCGACGATAACGGCAATGAATTAACTAACGTGGAAGAAATAAACACGATGGCAGGTTCCGCCATTACTCGAGAAATAGTCATCACGGTGGAGGGAATCGCCCAGTCACAGTTACCGAACATAAAAGTCAACTATCCTAGCGATATCCGTTATTACGATGAGCAGCCCAAAATAATACAAGATGGTAATCAGGTTTCAATGACGATTAAGCATGTGCTCATTCCAAAAATGGAAGGCCATGTTAACCTTCCGTCACTCACTTTGAATTGGTGGAACACAGTAACAAAACAAGTACAAACAGAAAAACTGGCTGGCTTGGTTCTCGCTATCAAACCAAACGAAAACCCAAGCATTACACTCGATTCTAATGACAATCAACTCGCTCAGCCAGTTCAAGTTACAACAGAAACCGTCGTTATCAAAGAGCCCGGTATTTGGCCATATCTCACCGTATTGGTTTCTGTACTTTGGTTGATTACCGTCGCACTCCTTTTAAAAAAGAATAAAAACAATGCACCCAAAAAACCAGTCGAAGACAAAGACACCGAGACTTTTACTAATCTAATTGCTTCAATCAAAGAGAAAGATGGATTGAGGGCGCAAGCAAATATGACGTTGTGGTATAAAGAAAATTCGGGTGTAGACCAGACGATTAAAGCTCAAATAGATGACGAGTTAAGTGCGATGATTGCGTCTATTTACGCAGAAGAAACCTTATCTTGGCAGGAAGATTCTTTGATTACATTGCTTAAGAGTGCAAAAAAAAATCTCTCCAGAAAAAAAAACGAGCCGCCGAGTTTAGCGCCTCTGTAG